The Deltaproteobacteria bacterium region GGGAAATCGCCGCGATCCGCGCGCAGGCCACCGCGTTTTTGGAGAAGCCGTTTCACATGAACCGCGCGGTCGAGGCGGTCGATCGCGCGCTCGGCATCCAGACCGAGTCGTGACCCGTCGCTAACATGCGGGCACCCACCGCCGCGCTCGCGGCGGCGGCGCGCAGATCGCCTACACTGGTCCGGGGTGTCGAGATTGGAACGCAGGGGGGCGAGCGCCGACGGCCGCTTTCAGCTGCGCGCGCGGCTCGGCGAGGGCGGGATGGGCGTGGTGTACGAGGCCTTCGATACCGAGTTGTCCACTTCCGTTGCGATCAAGACGCTGCGCACGCTCACCGGCGACGCGCTGGCCCGGTTCAAGCACGAGTTCCGCGTCGCCCGCGCGTTCGCGCATCCGAACATCGTTCGGCTCGGCGAGCTGTTCGAGCAGGACGGCGAGTGGTTCTTCACGATGGAACTGGTCGACGGCTGCGACTTCCTCGAGCACGTGCGCCCGGGGTCGACGCACCGGCTGGCGGTCACGCCGGGGCTGGCGCCCGATGCGCCGCCGGCGCCGGCCGGCCAGACGGCTCCCGGAACCCTGGACGAGGCCCGGCTTCGCGATGCGCTCATCCAACTCGCGCGCGGGCTCGGCGCACTCCATTCGGCCGGCATCGTCCACCGCGACCTCAAGCCGTCCAATGTGAGGCTCACGCGCGACGGGCGGCTCGTGCTGCTCGACTTCGGCCTGGTCGCTGCGGTAGACGGCGGCAGCAG contains the following coding sequences:
- a CDS encoding serine/threonine protein kinase — translated: MERRGASADGRFQLRARLGEGGMGVVYEAFDTELSTSVAIKTLRTLTGDALARFKHEFRVARAFAHPNIVRLGELFEQDGEWFFTMELVDGCDFLEHVRPGSTHRLAVTPGLAPDAPPAPAGQTAPGTLDEARLRDALIQLARGLGALHSAGIVHRDLKPSNVRLTRDGRLVLLDFGLVAAVDGGSRRADRVVGTAAYMAPEQAAGRGAVPASDWYAVGVMTYEALTGTLPLDGTSLEMLIAKQTGDRIARPRDVAPGVPVDLDRLCMDLLDPDPAARPGAADVLRRLGAPGPARSRAPAADAPGGARRRRGLI